The Agreia sp. COWG nucleotide sequence CGGCACCGGATGGCTACCGCGCTCGGACCATCGTCGGGATCGAGACGAACCGTGCACCCCGGCGCCTCGTAAAGGTAGCTGTACCGATCCGGTAGAAGGCAGAGGCCGGCCGACGCTCCCACCTCGATCAGGGCGAGCCGGCCGGGGAGTCGGCTCAGAACGGGCAGAAGCACAGCGCACCGCGCCGCCTCGTTGGTCTGCGTAGACCGGGCCATGACCTGGGCGAGCACGTCGACCCACCTCGCCACCAGCCAATCACGCATCTCGGCGTATCCCGCCTCGGGGGCTCCTCCCAGCCGCGCTGCAGCGAAGACGAGATTCGGTTGTCGCTTTCTCTCAGGCAGCCCGGCGACGAGCTGCAGCACACCGGCATCGCGGGCGATCCCGGTCGCCCAGTCGAAGTAGACGTCAGAGACCCCGCGCGCCTCGCGATCGGCGAAGCGCTGATACAGCTGCGCTACCGCAGTCTCTGTCATAGCCCGAAGAGTGCCAGACACGATTGCACGCCCTCAACCTCCACACCGATGCGCTCGGATGCCGCCCAGTCCTTCCTGTCGAGGCGAAGCCGATCCGAGACGACGACAGCACCGTCTCTGACGTCTCGAGAGATGCCGTCTTTTGCGTACCCGAGGCGACGCGACACACTCTGGGATGCCGCGTTGTCTTGAAAGACCTCGCTCACAGCGCTCTCGGCCCCGAGCCCCGCAAACGCCAGGTGGAGCAGGGCGGCACGGGCCTCCGTGCCCAGCCCGCGACGGTGGTACTCGATGCCCAGCCACGACTCCGTCTTGACCTCTCGTCGCGCGCGAAAGTCCTGCGACCGCAAGGCGACCATCCCCACGGGGTTGTTGCCCCAGAACACGCCGAACTCGAGTTCCCATCCTTCCGGAGTCCACTCCCCCCGACGCCGCCAGTGCTGCTGAACCACGTGCACTGCACGTTCGTGGGGCGTTCCCTCGGTCCAGGGCCTCAGGTACGGGCGCTCCCCCGGTGCGTGCACCCCCGCCGCCGCCAGGTCGGCGATGGTCGCCAGCTCGTCGTCGCTGGGCGCACGAAGAACCAGTCGCTCCGTCGTCAGCGAGAGGTTGAGAACAGGCCAGTAGTCGGCAATCACGCCACGAGCCTCTCACATGTCGCCGGCGGGCAATCAGATCTATGCGCCGAACGCGGCCTAGGCTGTCACGGTGACGACGACCACCTCGCCCCGAGATGCAGCAGGAGCAGAGGCCACGAGCGACTATGCACGCTCGCTGATCGATTGGTTCGACGTCTCCGCCCGCGACCTTCCCTGGCGAGCACCGCACTTCGGCGCCTGGGGGATCCTCGTCAGCGAGTTCATGCTGCAGCAGACCCCGGTGGTGCGGGTCATTCCGCGCCTCACCGAGTGGCTCGAACGCTGGCCGACACCCGAGGCCCTCGCCGCGGACTCCCCCGGCGAGGCCGTGCGCGCCTGGCAGTCGCTCGGCTATCCGAGGCGGGCCTTGTGGTTGCACGCCTGCGCGGTCGCGATAACCGAGATGCACGACGGAGTGGTTCCGTCAGACGTCGACGCACTGCGCGCGCTTCCGGGCATCGGGGATTACACGTCGAGGGCTGTGGCCGTCTTCGCGTACGGCGGTCGGCATCCGGTCGTCGACACGAACACGCGACGCGTCATCGCCCGCTCTGTCGAAGGCCGGGACGATGCCGGGCCGCCGAGTGCGCGACGCGACCTCGAAGCGATGGAGCGCCTGCTGCCACGCGACGAGCTCGATGCCCGCGGCTTCAACGCCGCGATCATGGAACTCGGGGCCGTGGTCTGCACCGCGCGACGACCCGACTGCGACATCTGCCCGGTTCGTTCGTCCTGCGCTTGGCGGAGCGCCGGCTTTCCCGAGACCGGAGGTCCGAGGAAGAAGGTGCAGAAGAAGTTCGAGGGCTCCGACCGCCAGGTTCGAGGGCTGGTACTCGCGCTCCTTCGCTCGACGAACGACACCGACGGCGTGAGCATCGGAGCGGTCGACGCCGTCTGGCACGACCGTGCCCAGCTCGAGCGCGCGGTCGACGGGCTGGTGCGCGACGGCCTTCTGGCCCGAACACCGGATGGCTTCGCGCTGCCGAGCTAGGCGCGTCACCGCTCGCGCCGTGGCTAGGCTTGCTGCATGCGAATCGCCGTGATCGGAGCTGGGGCGATCGGGGGCACCATCGCCGCACTCCTCGATCGCGCGGGGCACGAAGTGACCATCACGGCGCGGGGGGCACAGCTCGAATCGATCCGGGCATCGGGCCTCACGATCTCCGGCGGCTGGGGCGAGCACACGGCGCGGCCCCGCGCATCCGATCTGCTCGACGAGACGCCCGAGCTGGCGTTCGTGTGCACCAAGGCGCAGGATGCCGGCACCGCGATCCAGGCGAATGCAGCGTGGCTCGACGGTATTCCCGTGGTGATCGTGCAGAACGGCCTCGACGCCATCACCGTAGCCGAGCGTCTGCTGCCCGAAGCACAGGTGGTCGGTGCGATCGCACTCTACGCCGCCAGCTACCTCGAGCCGGGGGTCGTCACGGTGACCGCCGCCGGGCCGACGTTCATCGGCGCCACTGACGTGAGTCGATCCGGCCAGGCCGAGTTCGCGGCCGGCATCCTCGGGGCCGCCATGCCCACGATCCTCACTCGAGACTTTCGGGGCGCGCAATGGTCGAAGCTCATCGTGAACCAGGTGAATGCGATGCCGGCCATCACCGGCATGTCTGCCCAGCAGACGCTCGGCGATCCCGCCCTCCTGCGCATCATCACCGCGAGCATGAGGGAGGCCGTGCGCGTGGGCCTCGCATCGCGAGTCCGCTTCGCGGCCTTGCAGGGGCTCAGCCAGCCTCTGCTGCGCGTCTTCTCCTTGGCTCCCCTCCGCCTCGGCTGCGCTCTGCCCCGCCTGATGGCACGGCGCATGGGCGACACGCCGAATCCCGGCTCGACGCTGCAGAGCATTCGCCGGGGTCAGCCGACCGAGATCGATTT carries:
- a CDS encoding GNAT family N-acetyltransferase, whose product is MIADYWPVLNLSLTTERLVLRAPSDDELATIADLAAAGVHAPGERPYLRPWTEGTPHERAVHVVQQHWRRRGEWTPEGWELEFGVFWGNNPVGMVALRSQDFRARREVKTESWLGIEYHRRGLGTEARAALLHLAFAGLGAESAVSEVFQDNAASQSVSRRLGYAKDGISRDVRDGAVVVSDRLRLDRKDWAASERIGVEVEGVQSCLALFGL
- a CDS encoding A/G-specific adenine glycosylase, producing MTTTTSPRDAAGAEATSDYARSLIDWFDVSARDLPWRAPHFGAWGILVSEFMLQQTPVVRVIPRLTEWLERWPTPEALAADSPGEAVRAWQSLGYPRRALWLHACAVAITEMHDGVVPSDVDALRALPGIGDYTSRAVAVFAYGGRHPVVDTNTRRVIARSVEGRDDAGPPSARRDLEAMERLLPRDELDARGFNAAIMELGAVVCTARRPDCDICPVRSSCAWRSAGFPETGGPRKKVQKKFEGSDRQVRGLVLALLRSTNDTDGVSIGAVDAVWHDRAQLERAVDGLVRDGLLARTPDGFALPS
- a CDS encoding ketopantoate reductase family protein; amino-acid sequence: MRIAVIGAGAIGGTIAALLDRAGHEVTITARGAQLESIRASGLTISGGWGEHTARPRASDLLDETPELAFVCTKAQDAGTAIQANAAWLDGIPVVIVQNGLDAITVAERLLPEAQVVGAIALYAASYLEPGVVTVTAAGPTFIGATDVSRSGQAEFAAGILGAAMPTILTRDFRGAQWSKLIVNQVNAMPAITGMSAQQTLGDPALLRIITASMREAVRVGLASRVRFAALQGLSQPLLRVFSLAPLRLGCALPRLMARRMGDTPNPGSTLQSIRRGQPTEIDFLNGAVVRAAAAIGRDAPINRALTELVHRVEKSGDFLRVEEVAASVPVRA